One genomic window of Ilyobacter polytropus DSM 2926 includes the following:
- the rsfS gene encoding ribosome silencing factor, translating to MTGKLQTVVDAIESKKAKGILVLDFQGESSLCDYAVICTGSSNRNIQAITDEVDKKIRESGEIRLGIEGYDEAKWVLVDLDDIVVHIMDEETRDYYKLEVLWNEAKEIIKR from the coding sequence ATGACCGGGAAGTTACAAACAGTAGTTGATGCAATAGAAAGTAAAAAGGCAAAGGGCATATTAGTACTTGATTTTCAAGGGGAAAGTTCATTATGTGACTATGCTGTAATATGCACAGGAAGTTCTAACAGAAATATACAGGCAATAACTGATGAAGTGGACAAAAAAATAAGAGAGTCAGGGGAGATTCGACTGGGTATAGAGGGATACGATGAAGCTAAGTGGGTTCTAGTAGACCTAGACGATATAGTGGTCCATATTATGGATGAAGAAACCAGGGATTATTATAAACTTGAAGTCCTTTGGAATGAAGCTAAGGAGATAATCAAGAGATAA